From Ananas comosus cultivar F153 linkage group 8, ASM154086v1, whole genome shotgun sequence, one genomic window encodes:
- the LOC109714049 gene encoding 21 kDa protein-like encodes MELTLLRSTLPATLIILLLFSAARRSAARHRPGFAAPQQARDAVSASLGAARGALALVAASSGDGPRAPAPAPPEAAALGDCAVALGDAVAQLQRSLDALGKLPRARPWAEVDDAETWVSAALTDENMCAQGFAAVEGEGEVKSAVARGVADAAERTSNALALINGLRTTAP; translated from the coding sequence ATGGAGCTCACGCTACTCCGCTCAACTCTACCGGCCACTCTCATCATCCTACTGCTTTTCTCCGCTGCGCGGCGAAGCGCGGCGAGACACCGCCCCGGCTTCGCCGCACCGCAGCAGGCCCGGGACGCGGTCTCCGCGAGCCTCGGCGCGGCGCGCGGCGCGCTGGCGCTGGTCGCGGCCTCGTCGGGGGACGGCCCCCGCGCGCCGGCCCCGGCGCCGCCCGAGGCCGCAGCGCTGGGCGACTGCGCGGTCGCCCTGGGCGACGCGGTCGCGCAGCTGCAGCGGTCCCTGGACGCGCTGGGGAAGCTGCCGCGCGCGCGGCCGTGGGCGGAGGTGGACGACGCGGAAACGTGGGTGAGCGCTGCGCTCACGGACGAGAACATGTGCGCGCAGGGGTTCGCGGCAGTGGAGGGGGAAGGGGAGGTGAAGAGCGCGGTGGCGCGGGGTGTCGCCGACGCGGCGGAGCGCACCAGCAACGCGCTCGCGCTCATCAACGGGCTCAGAACCACCGCACCCTGA
- the LOC109714050 gene encoding 21 kDa protein-like produces the protein MELTLLRSTLPTTLIILLLFSAARRSAARHRAIDRPGFAAPQQARDAVSASLGAARGALALVARSSGDGPRAPAPPEAAALGDCAVALGDAVAQLQRSLDALGKLPRARPWAEVDDAETWVSAALTDENMCAQGFAAVEGEGEVKSAVARGVADAAERTSNALALINGLRTTAP, from the coding sequence ATGGAGCTCACACTACTCCGCTCAACTCTACCGACCACTCTCATCATCCTACTGCTTTTCTCCGCTGCGCGGCGAAGCGCGGCGAGACACCGCGCCATCGACCGCCCCGGCTTCGCCGCACCGCAGCAGGCCCGGGACGCGGTCTCCGCGAGCCTGGGCGCGGCGCGCGGCGCGCTGGCGCTGGTCGCGCGCTCGTCGGGGGATGGCCCCCGCGCGCCGGCGCCGCCCGAGGCCGCCGCGCTGGGCGACTGCGCGGTCGCGCTGGGCGACGCGGTCGCGCAGCTGCAGCGGTCCCTGGACGCGCTGGGGAAGCTGCCGCGCGCGCGGCCGTGGGCGGAGGTGGACGACGCGGAAACGTGGGTGAGCGCCGCGCTCACGGACGAGAACATGTGCGCGCAGGGGTTCGCGGCGGTGGAGGGGGAAGGGGAGGTGAAGAGCGCGGTGGCGCGGGGCGTCGCCGACGCGGCGGAGCGCACCAGCAACGCGCTCGCGCTCATCAACGGGCTCAGAACCACCGCACCCTGA